TCCATCTCTTGAATTTGCCTTTGTAGGTCCTTGGAATCTTTAACTTTACCCGTAACAACGTTTGCTGCATGTATAACGCTCGAGTGGTCTCTTCCACCAAAGTTTTGTCCTATTTCCGGATAAGAGCTCGTGGTGTGCTTCCTACACAGGTACATGGCTACATGTCGCGGAAAAGAGAGGTTTTTTGTGCGTCTCTTCGAGACCATCTCTGAAACCTTGATGGAGAAATAGTCGGATACAACCCTCTGAATCTCTGAAATGGAGGTATGCACTTTCTTTTTCATCATGGGACGTAGTGCAGACTCAACAAGAGCTCGAGAGAGAGGGACACCCTGAAGACTAGAAAGCGCATTGAGTCGAGTTAACGCTCCTTCGAGCTCTCTTACGTTTGATGAGATGCTTTCTGCTATGAGGTGAGCTATTTCTTCTGGCAATCCAAACCCATCTATGGAAGCTTTTCGATTTAAAATGGCTACACGAGTTTCAAAGTCAGGTGCCTGTATGTCTGCTGTTAGCCCCCACGCAAAACGAGTCTGAAGTCGCTCTTCTATTCCAGGAATATCTTTTGGAACCTTGTCTGAGGTAATAACAATCTGGTGCTTAGCGCTGTAGAGCGCATTGAAGGTATGAAAAAACTCCTCTTGAGTCCTTTCCTTGCCACACATGAACTGAATGTCGTCAATGAGAAGCAAGTCGATATTCCGAAATCTATTTTTAAACTCATCCATCTTGGCAAATCGCAAAGATTGTATGAGCT
This is a stretch of genomic DNA from bacterium. It encodes these proteins:
- the dnaA gene encoding chromosomal replication initiator protein DnaA; translated protein: VVKKIKNARKTPSPQKQTGIISRYTFDNFVVGAGNQFCHAAAMHVAEKPGHDYNPLFIYGGVGLGKTHLLHAIGNAVLSTFPEKKVLYLSSESFTNELIQSLRFAKMDEFKNRFRNIDLLLIDDIQFMCGKERTQEEFFHTFNALYSAKHQIVITSDKVPKDIPGIEERLQTRFAWGLTADIQAPDFETRVAILNRKASIDGFGLPEEIAHLIAESISSNVRELEGALTRLNALSSLQGVPLSRALVESALRPMMKKKVHTSISEIQRVVSDYFSIKVSEMVSKRRTKNLSFPRHVAMYLCRKHTTSSYPEIGQNFGGRDHSSVIHAANVVTGKVKDSKDLQRQIQEMEEQLFAS